In Streptomyces thermolilacinus SPC6, a single genomic region encodes these proteins:
- a CDS encoding polymorphic toxin-type HINT domain-containing protein, whose translation MLRFGGQATGAIAQDGLNQPPERLRVLANREYWDKTPLAVAFEQDREADERSASALRAQREVWEQPLRGLEKPGGIGDIDFRSPPGTWPSDDRPTFHEQTGLIGWTSERFFAKVDFFLCANPDVPASASGCPSEDTVPLGTETFKGLTKDVTQYFSKLDLIKQTVVYQILKAVLVQDFVDCWRGSASGCAWAASNFIPGKAFAKVAEAIRALDAAMHTGVGIRDAFNALKALDLDPATLATIQGTVNAYEDVVTACKVNSFPGDTRVLMADGSHKAIRDVRVGDRLLAGDAGKGKPTAHPVTDTFRHPTRRLVDITLADGRLTSTAGHLFHVDGRGWTRVSELRTGDRLRTPDGTLHAVTALRDRDGLPPREVFDLTVGGPHTFYVRTEGTRPRDVLVHNCTDIIADEGIEGAHTLEQHVRIPDQQMAAKALAAKGGVATRWLDEATAARAVDEAMREWIKQPGNAKKMQKWLTDEPRRIGKKVIFDPGKHLLTVRMTLAGQSSLGYKWVANGPQKVPAGNTVVIKLRYAGKHKPSKYVVYTAYLEG comes from the coding sequence GTGCTGCGGTTCGGCGGGCAGGCCACGGGCGCCATCGCCCAGGACGGCCTCAACCAGCCGCCGGAAAGGCTGCGCGTCCTTGCCAACCGCGAGTACTGGGACAAGACACCACTCGCCGTGGCCTTCGAGCAGGACCGTGAGGCCGACGAGCGCTCAGCGAGCGCCCTGCGCGCCCAGAGAGAAGTCTGGGAGCAGCCGCTGCGAGGGCTGGAAAAGCCGGGCGGCATCGGCGACATCGACTTCCGATCCCCTCCGGGGACGTGGCCGAGCGACGACCGTCCGACCTTCCACGAGCAGACCGGCCTGATCGGCTGGACAAGCGAGCGCTTCTTCGCGAAGGTCGACTTCTTCCTGTGCGCCAACCCGGACGTGCCCGCCAGCGCCTCCGGCTGCCCGTCCGAGGACACGGTGCCGCTGGGCACGGAGACCTTCAAGGGCCTGACCAAGGACGTCACCCAGTACTTCAGCAAGCTGGACCTGATCAAGCAGACGGTCGTCTACCAGATCCTGAAGGCTGTCCTGGTCCAGGACTTCGTGGACTGCTGGCGGGGAAGCGCGAGCGGCTGCGCCTGGGCCGCGAGCAACTTCATCCCCGGCAAGGCCTTCGCCAAGGTCGCGGAAGCCATCCGCGCCCTGGACGCCGCCATGCACACGGGCGTCGGCATCCGCGACGCGTTCAACGCGCTGAAGGCCCTCGACCTGGACCCGGCGACCCTCGCGACGATCCAGGGGACCGTCAACGCGTACGAGGACGTGGTGACCGCCTGCAAGGTCAACAGCTTCCCGGGGGACACCCGAGTGCTGATGGCGGACGGTTCCCACAAAGCGATCCGCGATGTCCGCGTGGGGGACCGGCTGCTCGCCGGCGACGCCGGGAAGGGCAAGCCGACCGCGCACCCGGTGACGGACACGTTCCGGCACCCGACACGTCGACTGGTGGACATCACCCTGGCCGACGGGCGCCTGACCAGCACGGCTGGCCACCTCTTCCACGTGGACGGACGTGGCTGGACGCGAGTCTCGGAGCTGCGCACCGGCGACAGGCTGCGCACCCCCGACGGCACGCTCCACGCCGTGACAGCGCTGCGCGACCGGGACGGACTGCCGCCGCGCGAGGTGTTCGACCTGACCGTCGGCGGCCCGCACACCTTCTACGTGCGCACCGAGGGCACCCGCCCGCGTGACGTCCTCGTCCACAACTGCACCGACATCATCGCCGACGAGGGCATCGAGGGCGCCCACACGCTGGAACAGCACGTGCGAATCCCCGATCAGCAGATGGCCGCCAAGGCTCTCGCCGCCAAGGGCGGCGTGGCCACCAGGTGGCTCGACGAGGCGACCGCCGCACGTGCCGTGGACGAGGCCATGCGGGAATGGATCAAGCAGCCGGGCAACGCCAAGAAGATGCAGAAATGGCTCACGGACGAGCCCCGGCGGATCGGCAAGAAGGTCATCTTCGATCCGGGCAAGCACCTTCTCACCGTCCGCATGACGCTCGCCGGCCAGAGCTCGCTCGGGTACAAGTGGGTGGCGAACGGTCCGCAGAAGGTACCGGCCGGGAACACCGTCGTCATCAAGCTGAGGTACGCAGGCAAGCACAAGCCGTCCAAGTATGTTGTTTACACCGCATACCTGGAGGGCTGA